One segment of Panicum virgatum strain AP13 chromosome 3K, P.virgatum_v5, whole genome shotgun sequence DNA contains the following:
- the LOC120696943 gene encoding uncharacterized protein LOC120696943 codes for MPEAEWNDERTRIICELFVEQVHAGNRPNTHLNNIGYRIAAAKFQERTQLLYTKLQLKNKWDKFKSDYITWKKLLVVGAGLPWDAARGTFVADDEWWKKTNKELPGARRYRNLGLQHEDKMKIMFDYITSNGVDPSPPAPESPKNGFDHSPPAASGLPSAADSLMNGVDNLLLTANSLPSAPDSPMNGVDHSPQATHGLPCAAMNGVHLDGSDNNAEANDDAHREPVFQYTSNRRKRPIHVIATKKNKKSKAETALLMQSHLSRIAELAQKAQDTFEMFSSQADTQPWPSIQYVMTLVRECGARSGSNEHFIATELFVSREQREMFLTMETAEERFQWLRRKYSQVSIKYKFGS; via the exons ATGCCAGAAGCAGAGTGGAACGATGAACGCACTAGAATTATCTGTGAACTTTTTGTCGAACAAGTTCATGCTGGGAACAGGCCAAACACCCATCTGAACAACATTGGTTACCGTATAGCTGCCGCCAAGTTTCAGGAGAGGACACAGCTTCTCTATACAAAGCTGCAGCTTAAGAACAAATGGGACAAGTTTAAGAGTGATTACATCACTTGGAAGAAGCTGCTTGTAGTGGGGGCGGGTTTACCCTGGGACGCGGCAAGGGGAACATTTGTTGCTGACGACGAATGGTGGAAGAAGACAAATAAG GAGCTGCCTGGTGCAAGGCGATACCGCAATCTTGGTCTGCAACATGAGGATAAGATGAAAATAATGTTTGACTACATCACCAGTAATGGCGTGGATCCTTCACCACCTGCTCCAGAAAGCCCGAAGAATGGTTTTGATCATTCACCACCTGCTGCAAGTGGTTTGCCATCTGCTGCTGACAGCCTCATGAATGGAGTGGATAATTTGCTTCTGACCGCAAACAGTTTGCCATCTGCTCCAGACAGCCCAATGAATGGAGTGGATCATTCGCCGCAGGCTACACATGGTCTCCCATGCGCTGCCATGAATGGTGTGCACCTGGATGGATCAGACAACAATGCTGAAGCTAATGATGACGCTCATCGAGAACCCGTGTTTCAGTATACCTCAAACAGGAGGAAGAGACCTATTCATGTGATTGCgacgaagaagaacaagaaaagtAAGGCTGAAACTGCTCTGCTCATGCAGTCTCACTTGAGTCGCATAGCGGAGTTGGCTCAAAAAGCACAGGACACTTTCGAGATGTTCAGCTCCCAGGCTGACACACAGCCATGGCCTAGCATCCAGTATGTCATGACATTGGTTCGTGAATGTGGAGCACGGTCCGGAAGCAACGAACATTTCATTGCGACTGAGCTGTTCGTCAGCAGAGAACAGAGGGAGATGTTCCTGACCATGGAAACGGCCGAAGAACGGTTCCAGTGGCTTCGAAGAAAGTATAGTCAAGTATCTATCAAATACAAGTTTGGGTCCTAG